The segment AGTCATTGTAGGATTTATCTACTTGTCTAACAATGGATTTGACACCCTTGCCTTAAATTACAGCCAGCCCTTACAGGGAAGTATTTGGAGGGCACTTTTTTTCGGCTTTGCTGCAGCTATGTTGGGGATTTCTGGTTTTGAGAGTTCAGCCAACTTTGTGGAGGAGCAGGCGCCTGGCGTTTTCAGAAAGACTCTCCGGAACATGTGGTTAGCGGTTACCATCTTTAATCCACTTACAGCTTTCCTTGCTATTGCCATCATTCCCATGACGGAGGTTGCCGAACACCAGACTGCTCTGCTGGCTTATCTAGGCGAAATTGCCGGAGGAAGCTGGCTTGCCATACTTGTTTCTGTCAATGCGGCTATGGTCTTAAGTGGGGCGGTGTTAACTTCTTATGTTGGGGTGACAGGGTTAGTACACCGCATGACGCTGGACCGTTGCCTCCCTCAGTTCCTTCTCATTACAAACAAAAGAGGGTCTGCCTTCCTGATCATGATCAGCTTCTTTCTTCTGTGTGTTTCTATTTTGCTGATTACAGGCGGGGACATTGGGGCATTGGCAGGAGTTTACACCATTTCCTTTCTTTCTGTGATGGCCTTGTTTGGCGTAGGCAATATCCTGCTCAAAATGCGCAGGAATCGCTTACCTCGCCCGGTGAGGGCTTCTAATCTAGTTTTGTTTGTAGCTATTTCAGCCGTATTAGCCGCTTTAGTGGGAAATGCCATCCTGAACCCAACGTATATGTGGGTTTTCCTGAAGTACTTTATTCCTACGGTTTCAGTGGTTTTCATCATGCTATTCCGGATAAGGCTGCTTCGCTTCTTTACCTACCTTTTACAGCAAATAGAGCGGCCATTGGCTAAGATTCTCCCCTGGACCTCTTACACCATGATGCGCCTGATCAACACTATCAGGTCACAGGAATTTGTCTTTTTTACTAGGGGCGATAACATCGCTAACATAAATCAGGTAATGCGGTACGTGGTTGAAAATGAACAAACCAGCCGGATCAAGATTGTGAATGTGCTAAGGGAAGGAGAAGAAGAGCCTACCAAATTAATGCATGAGGTAGAGGTGCTGGACCGAGCCTATCCTGAGTTGGAAGTAGACTTTGTAATTTTAAGGGGTCATTTCGGCCCAGAACTTATACAGGAACTCTCTACCAGATGGGGTATTCCGAAGAACTTTATGTTCATAGGCTCACCCGGTGACCGCTTCATTTATGGAGTGCAGGAATTGGGAGGAGTTCGCTTAGTAATCTAAAGCTCGAAATAGTAGCTTACGTGTTTATGGTGTCTTTTCTGAAATTAATGCAGTATCAGAAGACGTATAGTCTAATACTTTTATAATCCTGCACAAGGTGTAACTTGTAACATCAAGGTTTTTATGGTTCCGGTTTAGTTAGTTGGAAGGTTGATCAGGAAACTGGTTCCTCTCCCCTCCTGGCTGCTTACCTCTATACTTCCTCCCATAGAATCCAGGTGAGACTTGATTAGAAATAAACCCATGCCACGGCCTTCTGTTTGAGTATGAAAACGTTTATACAACCTAAAAACATTTTCTCTGTTTTTCTGCAGGTCAAACCCTGAACCATTATCTGAAAAGGTAGCGTCTACCCCACCAGCTGGTTTTTTGCGGCACTTAATGTTTATTTCCAATCTTCTTCCATCAGCCCGGTACTTGATGGAGTTAGAAAGCAAATTAGAGACAATGCTGTATAAGTAAGCCTTATTCACCTTCACTTCCAGTCCATCAGTAATGTCCAGGTTTATGGTAGCGCCGGCCTCTCTAAGCTGTCCTTCCAATGCTGACATGGCTTGTAGAATTACTTCTTTGAAATTAACTTGCTCTCGCTCAATATTCCCTCTCCTGTCCCTTACACTTAAAATGGTGTTCATGTCCCTCAGAACCGTATCCATTCGGTACAAGCTTAATCTTAGGAAGGAGAGTGATTTGTCAAAAGTAGCCGAAGTTCGGTCTGCCCCCGCCAATAAATTTGCC is part of the Rufibacter tibetensis genome and harbors:
- a CDS encoding APC family permease, with protein sequence MKKDLTNAVSPSHAPKLKELAATAICGNDITSSCLYVSALAIIYAGQYAWVALLMVGGVLFLFRSIYAEVVGALPLNGGAYNALLNTTSKSTASLAACLTLLSYMATAVISASEAMHYVHHLWEGLPIIASTIALLAFFMGLTIMGIGESSIVAIIIFITHISTLTLLVIVGFIYLSNNGFDTLALNYSQPLQGSIWRALFFGFAAAMLGISGFESSANFVEEQAPGVFRKTLRNMWLAVTIFNPLTAFLAIAIIPMTEVAEHQTALLAYLGEIAGGSWLAILVSVNAAMVLSGAVLTSYVGVTGLVHRMTLDRCLPQFLLITNKRGSAFLIMISFFLLCVSILLITGGDIGALAGVYTISFLSVMALFGVGNILLKMRRNRLPRPVRASNLVLFVAISAVLAALVGNAILNPTYMWVFLKYFIPTVSVVFIMLFRIRLLRFFTYLLQQIERPLAKILPWTSYTMMRLINTIRSQEFVFFTRGDNIANINQVMRYVVENEQTSRIKIVNVLREGEEEPTKLMHEVEVLDRAYPELEVDFVILRGHFGPELIQELSTRWGIPKNFMFIGSPGDRFIYGVQELGGVRLVI